GTAGCAGGTAAGCCCGCGCTTGTGCAGGGCGAGGAACTCGAGATTCATCGATCGCACCACACATTTCTAGTCACTGATAttatactaaaaatttaattaatgttTATAAACCAATGTTACTCAAGcaacaataaaatttcaaaccTGGCTAAATTTATAAAGTTCGTCCATATGCGATGAAACAATTTGGTTGTGAAGTATCCACCAAAACTGTTTTATTTACTTGCACATAAATAGAGTACCCATTAGACGTTTAACTATTTGTATTTAGAATGTATTTGTACTGCCAATATCTACTCAATGATTATTATCTGACAGAAATTTACACGCTAATATACGTACGTTGATCATTTTATGATTGCCATGTAACAAATAGAATAGCCGTCGAAAAATTTGCACCCCTCTAATTTTACTCTTATCGGCTGCCAGTAATTGCTAGCCAATCCCAGTCAGTTACGGCAATCAGCGCCATGCTTAAGCGCCGTGCTCAATGCGTACTAGAGCCACTCTACCAACACATCGTAGCCACAGTTATATAGTTATGAATAGACGCATTAAATGATAACTACCGCAAAAAATAACCGCTAGACCTCAAAATTACTGTCGTTTTACATGTTAACTAGTGTACAAGCTCGATGCACAACCAACACTGAGGCGCAAAGGTGTAAAGCCATATAGCGGCCAGATCAATAAAAGTGAATATATACTACCCTAGCATGCTGAATTGGCTGTATCCTCGCCAATTTTAGCGCCGTCATAGGCGCCTTGTGCTCACATTCCACATCCAGACGCTCAAGTTGGAACACCCAAAAATTCTCCAGTCGGTCATCCAAACTGCCCTTACCTAATTCGGCATGCACTGAATACCTGCTGCAAATGCCCATGGGCTCCAGCTGCTTATCAAACTCTGCCTTTAGTGCGCCTAAAGTCGCTGTTTTGGGGACCGAAAGACAGGTGAAATATTCAGCAGCCGATCGACCGGAAACAATGGAAGGGGATGTACTGAGCACCTTTTCTTCCTGTTCCTGCATCCTCTCCCGCATGTATGTGGACCATAGCAGATGGGTGGGACTTGGGGTAGCTTCACTTGAAAATAGAGTTTTATAGGCGCTTGAGCATGAAGCTTCGCAACTATCCGCGTCGATGGACGCTGCTTTATCTGGAGTCCTAACAGCCATACTTGAAGACatatgaatttttatcGCGGGAGATCCGGGCAGTGAGAGAGAAGAGAGTTCTTGGGCCCTGCTAGTACAAACGGGGGTCGAATTTGCACTGGAATGTGGCGTTTCCCTGCCAAATTTGCATGTAAAATCGGCCACCGGAGTTATGAACTGCATCTTATTGACCGTCAAACTCCGTTGGCGAATACGCTCCGAGTCACAGGAGGCGCCATATATGGCGAATACGTATACTAGGGTCATCCCGGGCTCTTGCGAGTAAATGGGCGCCTTTATTAACGCGGTTTCCCTTATATCCTGTGCCGGTTCATACTCTAAGTACAGTTTGATAGATATGTCAGAATTAGGGATGACGATAATATCTCCACGCACCAGCGTTATACAACGCTCCACTTTATGTCCGTTAACCAGAACGTAGGTGTTTAGCGTTATTAGGTCCAGAGTATAGTTTGCATTTATGTAGAGCCTAAACAATTCCCTTTCTTCAGCGGACTGGGTATCCTTTGAATTGTGCAGATTGTAGCTAAAACTGGAGCCGTATCCAACGGAGAAGGGATACGAAGTAAGTTTGATCTTGGAGGCACCGGTGAGCAAATAGTAAGCGATGCGTGATTTTTTAGGTGGAGGGAATCCAGAATCGGGGGATTTGATAGTCAGCCTATCAAACTTGTACGATATGTTTGAAGCGTTTGGCCCTGGCCGGTCTACATCCCTAAAGACGCAGCGGGAGACCGGGGTTTTCAGTGGCATAGACGTGATATCGCCGAAAGACGACGTCCTTTTAATCCCTACCATCTACTGTTCAATTTGTAGTGTTAGGTTTGCCACGTGCTAGTAGCTGTAAAATGGGAGCTCGCGGGTCATGTATGTGTGGCGGGTCTGTGTGTTGGGATGAAGGGCCAAGATGCGACTCCAGATATCTACGATGCGTATCGCCAGAAATTGGAACAACTACTACTGGACATCAGAGACAGGTCTGAAAAGGATGTGGAATCACTCGAACAATTGGTTGGCGAGGCTAAGCTGGCGGCGCAATCATTAACAGCTGCACCCAAATTTCTCAAAATAGTTAGGGGAAAGGCCAAACAACCAGACAATGCCACAGAGCAGCCAGCTGCCTCCAATGCCACTGAATGCCGCGCGGATAGGGCTGTTGCACCGAAGACATTCGAGAACGTTGAATGGCTCACCAAGTTACTTGACGACCCTCGGCCAGAGTTCAAGCAGCAGCTGCTTGAACTTCTGTCGTTTCTATGCTGCGCTGACGAGGGGGGATACAAGGCCATCCAGTACCGCATACAGCTCATGGCCATGCTTGGCCCTGCCACAGACGCTACGCTAGAAACGGCCAAGGAGCCATCTGGAAAAGACAAAAATCTGTCCGACAAGGAAAAAAATTCCGCGGCTACCGCCGCGCCATTTGGATTCGGAGACGAATATTTACGTACGTTAGTCTCGCAAATTGTCATGGCGCGCGCCGACCCCCTTTCCAATGTCCAACTAATCGACGTCCTACCTATAGTACGTGCCATCGCCCCGCACTGGATGGTCAGCGGCAATGAACTAGAGGCCCTAGACCTACTATACGAGGCGGATATGCTAGACTCACTCCCCGCTCTAGTGGGTGATGATCAAGTGCTAGGCGAAAGACTGGGCCCATACCTGGTCGGACTTGCCCAGTATGCCTCCGGAAGCCCCGAGTGGAATAACCTGCTAAAATTAGCATACACCATCTACTGTCAGTGTAAACTACACTTCCAGGCCTTCCAAATCTCTCTGCTTTTGGATAATCGCACGCTACTGCTAAAAACACTTGCCGCTTCACCACCTATGGTGGCCAAACAAATTGCCTTCGCTTGCTCACGCCATTCCATGCCACTCTACCTCACCGATGATGTGCATCAAGTTGCTAATCTTTCTTGGGGAGAGAGACAGTCCGGCTTCTATATATACATGGCCCAAGAACTTGATCTGCTAGAACCCAAAACCGCCGAAGATGTATGCAAGGATCCTTCCGGCTGGAAATCTAGAATGGTGGACTCCTCACTTGAAAATCTCGGAAAAACACTCGTCAACTGCTTCGTTAATGCCGGGTTCTGCTCAGATACACTCTTCACTTGCGAACACAGTAATTGGGTATTCAAACACAAAGACTATGCTGCATTCACTGCCACGCTACTATCGGGACTCATTCACCTTTGGAACGTAGACGAGGGACTCTCCGTATTGGACACCTATCAGTATTCTGAGGACTGCTATGTCAAGGGAGGAGCACTGGCCGGCTTCGGACTGCTCAGCTGCGGCGTATGGCCTGAGGCAGATCCCATCTCCACGCTTGTCAATGAACACTTGGAGTCGCCTGTTTACGCTGTTAAATTGGGCGCGATCATGGCGTTGGGACTGGCATACGCAGGGACCTGCAGGGAAGATCTCATGGAAGTGCTGGCACCTGTGCTGCTGGACCCGTCATCCTCAATGCACTCGGGCTGGGCGGCACTCTCACTGGGGCTCATCTTCGCCGGATCCGCCTCTCCAGATGCTTCCGAACTTCTCATCACCGCTCTACTGGAAAAATGCCCTCCAGCCACCGAAGGAACCGCTGACCCCGCGGCCTTCAAGGGCACCGTACCCTTTCTCGCTGTCTCACTCGCACTCGTATACCTCACCAAAAAAGATTCCGTAGAGCTGGCGCTAGAGGCCACGCAGGCCCTGCCGGCACCGGTTGCCATACTGACGACGCTGCTGTTGGAAAGCTTCGCATTCGCCGCCTCGGGTGATATGCTCAAAGTGCAAAAAATGCTACAGCTGACGGTTAGACAGACAGATGCTGTCGCGGAGTCGGAAGACGAGGAAAGCGATGGGGGGGAGGCGGGGGAGGGAAACCCAACGTCCCTGGCCGCACTATTGGGAATCGCCCTAATCTCACTGGGCGAACCGCTGCAGGAAGAAATGGCCTTTAGGCTGATCCAACAGCCCCTCTCCTGCGGTACGACGGCTGAAAAAAGAGCTGTGCCACTGGCACTAGCATTGATCTCCCTGTCCAACCCCCAAAACCAACTTATATCTCTGCTTAGCAAGCTGACGCGGGACAGTGACGAGGTGACGGCCATGAACGCCGTCATCGCACTGGGACTCATAGGGGCTGGGACTAACAACTCCAGGATCGCCCAGCTGCTGCAGCAGCAGGCCGTTGTCTACTCGAGGGACCCGGCCGGCCTGCTGGGCGTGAGGTTCGCCCAGGGTATTCTACACCTTGGCAAGGGGTTACTTACTCTCAACCCCGTTCATTCCGACGGGCTGCTGGTTAACCGCGTCTCCCTGGCCGCGTTAGCTGCACTGCTCCACCTGGGCGCAGACTTTAAGTCGTTCCTCAGCGAAATGCCGTACGCGGTGTCTCTGTTAGGACTGGCGATCAAGCCGCGCTGGCTGGTGGCTGTAGATGAGAATTTAGACCCCAAGGCCGTACCGGTTCGTATAGGCGCGGCTGTAGATACACTGGGACAGGCGGGAAACCCTAGGCGCATTTCTGGCTTCCAGACGCACTCCACGCCCGTGCTTATTGGACTAGGGCAGCGAGCAGAGCTCGTGTCCGGGCACGCTCTGTCGCCGGTCCTTGAGGGCATCGTCATTGTGCCGTCCACCCGTACTGATGGCGGCGGGCACAGACACAGCTAGAGACCTGATTTTACGCCACTTATAGTTAGGTGTATGCAATTGTAATTACGGAGGACGGGGGGGGGGGGTGGCCGTTTGTGCTGTGCGTGCGCGGTGTACATATTGGTTAAATACCCTGCTACGGCATTTATGCACCCATGTATCTCGTAGACATGTGCCTAATTATACCCTTATATTCTCTACGGCGTAGCGTTTAGTGTggtataaattacaaacaatCTAATTGCGTGACAGAGTACTACCACTCGGAAGTCAAACTGCACAGCCACGGATCACCGTAAGGACGGCCAGACAAAGCCGCTTCTACATTCtctatcaaattgttaagCTGATTGCTTCGTAATCCAAATGCACTGCCTGTTTGCGCCACGTATTTTAAGTCGGTTGTTAGCTGCTGAGCCCCCGATTTGCTTAACCTGTgaatctaaataaaaataaaatcaCACACCTTCTTCACATTCTCAATTAGCACTTGTACAAACTCGGCAAATACTAGCTTTGGTAAATCAAAGGCGGTTACGTTTGTGAATGGCGGGATAAGTGATATGAATGATTCGCCGGCTAATGAAAGTAGGCTTGTAGGTAAGCCATTTGACCCACCTACTTGGAAAACTGACAATGTAGAATATTCCTAAATTCACCTTTAATTACCCTGAGATTTTTTGATATGTGACATATCGCGTGCGAAACTATACATATAGGCACCTTTTCAATCAACTCCTCAAGTGAATCCACTACCATTCTATAATTCTTCTTGTCAAAAACATCCGCTCGGTCTGTATCCGTGGCATAGTGctttgataaaaattcacaAGGTAACTCATCAAACGCAAGAATTGCATTCAATGCCTTGTGCAATTGCTCCTTGACCCGGCATAAGAGGATGAGATATTCTATGCATTCTAACGTAGTATAGTACTTTTCATACTCCATATCCTTAAGCAGGCCGAAATAACGGTTTGATGCCGATAAAAAAGAACAATGTAACTTACACCTGAATAAATTCGAGGCCAATCTGGGTATCttaatatcaaattctgaaaacttaatataattatcatctTGTTTACATTCGCACAACTGGATACACAGGAAGGTGTATTTGTTTAGTGAATCAAATAGCCTTGAATACGAGTTATCTTGGGGAGACATACTCTCCAGCCCGTTTGTTTCAATGCTAACTATTTTTTCTATTTCACACCCCAAAATATCGATATACTTGGTAAATATCGTCTCGGGGAGAAATGGAGTTAAGTCTCCGTGCGATATGGATAACGAAGTGACAATTTCCGACGTCACCTCTGAATAtgttatcaataattcTTCAATTGATTCTTTTGGCGTGGAAATTGTCGTTTGTAACatcaaatacaatataGATAATTCAGATAACCCTGAATTTACAACATGTAAAGTTATTTGCGATGCTTGAATAATGCCCTCAATAACAGCCTGTCTCTCCTCTATATACGTAAGTATAAACTTGACAAACACTTTTATGACAAAAGAAGCCTTTTTATATCCATCAAGAGATGAAATGTGGGCAAACTCCTGGCCTTCAGATAATGATGAAAGTAAACCTGATAAGTATTCATGAAATATACGCTTGAATGGCTTAAAAATATGCGATTTCATCAGTGATTGGGGTGTGTCAAAAAAACCCAATTCCATACCAACTTCATCTGCTTCTGCAAAATACAACGACCTAAACTGCTCAGCATCTAGTGGCGACATATTATCTTCCAAAACCTTTTCAACGAACATGGCGAGTCTTGTCAAAAACACAGTGTAGTAGCCCTGGTATATCGTGGCTATATTGCTAAGCACTTGCTTAGCGACAAATTTTCTGGCCTTCTTATACCCCTGGGCAATGTTTGCCATTAGCGTGGATAGGGGTAGTAAGTTTATAAAGTCAGAATCCTTCATAGCTGCGATCTCGTTGGAAACTTCGCTCTCGGCCGATACGCCATTGTCATTAGTATCTACACTTAATAATTCTCGTATTTTAGCCACCAAGTCATCCCAATTGGAAAACAGAGTTAGTATTTCATGAGCATCCTTCAGTTTAATGCGGTAATCCTCCAGCACCTCCAGTTTATCAAGCTGCGAATGGTCCATTTCCGCCTTTTTgatcaacaaatttaactGCTTGACAGATTCCACTATGCTTATATCCAGCGGGCCATCCTCTCGTATAGATCTTATGCATTCGATCAACTGATCAAGGTGGCACTCTGCTTTGCTGATTGTAGAATTGACCTTAGACCTCAATTCGCCTGTCATCAGGTCTAATTCATTGCTCAAATCAACAAGTGATAGCTTCCCCTCGAGCTTGCAGTACCAATCCAGCATATCCTCAGGCATAGCGTATACGGCATATACTATACACCCCCTATTATTCATAACCTGCCGTTGCTGTACTGCACCAGACTTTGCTTGTCTTATTAGCTGTATCTACAATGGACAAAAAGGGTACAAATCACAAACCATTTGACGATGCTGAGATCGGCATTTTGAAACACTATGTAAGATCGTCGTGACTTAGGGGATCGGACCATATAACGATCCTATCAAGCGTATCGATGATGATATCAACGATTTGACAAATCGCATCAATAAGCTGTGTGGTATGATcagtattatattaaatccCCAATTCTAACATTGGATTTATCATATTACTGTTggtattattgattttcTCCCTAACCATACCCACAAAACTTATCTGTACAACATCACTACCTTTATGATCTTGTTTATGTATTTACCCCCCCTAAAATCCCCCAAAATCATATCATTTCACGACTACACATCAATTTAGATACATTTATCCATTATATACTCTTGATGGTTGGCTCTATTCTTCACTTTTGTTAAAAACTTTCACTGATCGATTTTATAACCAATGTTATGATGATAACTACATATATTCTTATATAATTCTCTCTCTATCTATATATATCTTATTTAAAGCAAGTACAGAAACAATTTCCTTCATTTAATCATCTATTCATATTTACCTTGTTATTTAGGTGTAAAGGAGGGTGATACCGGATTAGCTCCGCCATCTCAGTGGGACTTTGCCCTGGATCAACAAACGCTACAGGAAGAACAGACATTACAAGTGGCCAGATGCACTAACATTATTGACCCTGGCACTGAACACTctaaatacataataaatGTCAAGCAAATCGCCAAATTTGTTGTGGTAAGCACATTCATGATTTAGGGACTAGGTGAAAAAGCAGCGGCGACTGATTTTGAAGAGGGAATGCGAGTAGGGTATGCACAACAGCCAATTTATtggttaattaattatatcataacAAGCAAATTACAATATACTGCGCTAATATAGTGTGGACCGTAACAAGtacaaaatacaaatacCTCTACCTCCCAAAATAGATGCAGCTGTGACTATGATGACCGTAGAAGAGGTTAGTAATCATTTAAACTTGATTTACTACATATAATCTGCGTGTGcttataattttatgctATATGTACATGATTCAGAAACCCGACATAACTTACAATGACATTGGAGGATGCAAGGAGCAGCTTGAGATGTTAAGGGAAGTGGTGGAAATGCCACTATTACACCCTGAAAAATTTGTCTCTTTGGGCATCGACCCGCCCAAAGGTGTACTGCTCTATGGCCCTCCCGGTACAGGCAAAACGCTCACAGCCAGAGCAGTCGCAAATCGCACGGATGCTTGCTTCATTTGCGTTATAGGCTCAGAGCTCGTGCAAAAGTAggcatattttaatttagatacgTGGGCGAAGGTGCTAGAATGGTTAGAGAATTGTTTCAGATGGCTAGATCTAAGAAGGCGTGTATACTGTTTATTGACGAAGTAGATGCTATTGGCGGGTCACGAGGATCTGAATCTGCCCATGGAGATCATGAAGTCCAGCGTACTATGTTAGGTGAGCTGGCGAATGATATAGAAATTGTCAACCAATTGGACGGTTTTGACGCGAGGGGGAATATCAAAGTGCTAATGGCTACCAATCGTCCTGACACGCTAGATCCAGCCCTTTTGCGCCCAGGGAGAATTGACCGCAAGGTAGAATTTGGTTTGCCCGACCTAGAAGGTCGaattcatatttttaaaatccACGCCCGGACCATGTCCATGGACAAAAACATAAGATACGAAATGTTGGCTCGTTTATGTCCAAATAGCACGGGAGCGGATCTACGCAGCGTTTGCACTGAAGCTGGAATGTTTGCCATACGAGCTCGTCGCAAATCAATATCAGAACGAGATTTGATAGAGGCAATTGAGAGGGTTATTAAGGGTTATAAGAAGTTTTCGGCCACTGGCAAGTATATGGTGTACAACTGATGATacaatggtaaatttgcaaaCACATGCTTTTAATTAGATTGCCTATTAGTACATCTCATCTCCATAGTTGAAGGTAGAGTGTTTATGAATGGCGCTTTTTCAGTTAAACCTTCTATACCACTAGTCACTAGATCTGGTTCCAAAGTGAGTAGTTTGTGAGTTACGAAAACGTGATAGTGTAGATAATAATGGATAGTGTTAACAACGAATGGCAAATTATATCGGATTGTGACTTTGGATATGTCActatgtaattaattatctcGATTATGAATATGGATTTGATTGAGAGCAAACAATGGGGGTTggaaattattacaaaattccAAACTAAATTACTATTAAAATAACATCATCACTAATTTcacatacaaatttattttaaattaatgatttattattcCAGGTGggaatttttacatatagTCCATAAcatgttaattatttttaaatatgaaatatttttgcgCATAGTAAAAGCTACAAAAcctatataaaatatgaatGATTATGCAAACAAACCAATCACCCTATATAATCAAATGTGGACATTAACACATCAGTTGGATACAGCATAGAAACAAACAATtctttgtaattatataaataattgactACTTATTCAAACACacgtaaataatatacaaaatttatattcactagtatagtatagtagAGAATAACAGTATCGTTGTTAACACATGGGGACACCCAGCTCAAATTTCATGTGTGACCcacataattattatatttaatatgttaCTTGATATAAGAGTGGCATGGGCGGGTTGAACGGAGTTTACATATTCGACGGCAAGGGGCGATTGATTCTGAGCCGTAACTACCGCAACACCGAATCATCACAAGTTTGTAAGATATTTCACGAgtacataatttatcaagATGAGGCTTCACTCAAGCCTGTATTTGTCGTGGATGGCACGATTTTCTGCTGGATATTTCATAACGGCGTCTACTTTCTTGCCACTTCCactcaaaattttaatgtgCTATCAACGATTACATTTTTACACCACCTACTAAAagtattgataaattactttCGCGTCGTGTCAGATGAAAGCATAAgggataattttgtaattacATATGAACTACTTGATGAGATGGCAGATTTTGGCTACCCACAGTCCACGGAGATTCATGTGCTTAAGGagtttattaaaaatactGCTAACCGACTGATTTACGAGGTCGGACCACCATCCGCCATGACAAATGCCATCAGTTGGCGCCAAGATGGGATTAAGCACAAGAAGAATgagatatttttggatgTAATAGAGACTCTAGACATTCTAATTTCGTCATCTGGATCCATACTTAGAAGTGAAATACAGGGGTGTTTGAAGATGAAATCCTTCCTTTCTGGAATGCCTGAATGTAAGTTGGGTCTAAATGATAAGATATTTTTAGATAAGTCAGAAGATAACACTCAAAATGTGGGCATTGAAGATGTAAAATTGCATCAATGTGTTAGATTGAACAAGTTTGACACAGATAAAACGATACTATTCATCCCACCTGATGGGGAATTTGACCTAATGACATACCGATTAAACAGCCCAGTCAAGCCATTGTTCTGGGTAGATGTATCCGTTCACAATCGCTCCAGTTCCAGGATTGATTTCTCAGTAAAGACCAGATCGCAATTTAAAACCAAAAGTGTGGCAAACAATGTAGAATTTCAAATACCTGTTCCAACAGATGTAGATTGTCCATCCTTCACTGTTTCCGTGGGTACAGCGGCCTACAAGCCGCAAGTTGATGCCATGATTTGGTCAATTAGGCAGTTCCAGGGACAAAAGGAATACACTATGACAGCATCATTTGGCCTCCCCTCAATATCTGATGAATCACGcgataattttgttaaaaagcCAGTGCGGGTACGATTTGAAATACCTTACTTCACTGTTAGTGGGCTTACTACTAGATACTTGAAGGTCATTGAGAAGTCGGGGTACCGGGCGCTCACTTGGGTTAGGTATATCAGTAAGAGTGGTGATTACCAAATTAGACTTTCATGATGGACTTTAATTAATCGCtattgattaaatttttaattgtattaattttgcaACTACATGCAAATTTCTAGGCGGCTGCCTATTTCTAAGTTGACTGATTCGCCCATTACGTAGCAATTGAGTTATCGATTACaccaatttgtatattactgcacaatttataattttttgacgATGAATAGCATGCGATTGTACACCAAGTGCGTGTCTTTGCAtgattataatttatacaatatagCGAATATAGGTGACAGATTAGCAAATTAATACACTTATCTATTAATGTAAATGGAATAAGTGGGTTTTGTTGGttaattagtatattaATCAACACTTACAGCAGGAATCtacaattaatcaacaccaatgtataattgaaaacTTAGctattaattaatttgtttatgCGATGATCAAACTATAATACATTACAATCGCGTCCAATTTGTAAGAAATAAGCAGTGCAAACGGTATATGTATCACTAATTCAGTTATTCGTACATAGAAATACTTTAATTAATCATCAATCTAAAGTATTGAgtattttgattattttaacCCTGATATGTTACAATATAGTCggtataataaatacagAATTCTAATATGTGGTGACACCATGACATCAGTGCTATGTAGATGAAATTAAGTAGATCGTTTCACCTTTTTATTCGTGGCAATAGACATAGCCCGAATTTTGAACTGAGCAACAAATCTCCATCGCAGCTATCACATCTTATCGGCAGAATCTCGAAGGTATATTGTGTTTCACCAGGCGGGACGAGGGGATATTAAGTTTTGGTCTGATATTAACTCCAAGATTCTGTCTATTTATAGGGATTTGGGTCCTAGAAATATTGCTTTTATTTCAAACGGTCTATCCCGCTCTAATGTCAGGGATGATAGGGTATGGAAAATGCTTGCGGAGCAAGCAATAGCAATATCTCACTCTTTTGACGGCCAAGACATAGCATTGTTTCTAAATGCAGCCTCTAAGATGCACAAAagtcaaaaattatttgaacaattttcACAAGTTATTTTGGAGGCAAGCCACATTGATTACTTAGAAtgaaatatcatttaaGGCAAAACACATAGCGTTGATAATAAACGCGTATTCTCGTGTTGGTTATAGAGATCTGGAtgtattaaacaaattgtttagCGAATGTGAAAAGTGCAAACTTGATTTGGATTTTCAGGAATTTGGCAATATACTCAATGGATGTTACAAGCTAAAGTATTTACATAAGTCTTTTATACAACTAATGCGCGATGAATTGAACTATAGGTTAAGAAATTTGAACAAAACATGCACTGGCCTATCTGGACAGAATATATCTAACATTTTACAGGCTTTGGCTCACTCTGAAGTTGAGTGCAATTACATATTCACAAGATTTGGAACGACACTAATCAATAACCATAGTCAAATCAACACAGTAGAGGTTACAGCCATTGCTAATGCCTTGGGAAAGGTTAAGTACAATGGGCAGGAATTtcttaaatatataactttCCAGGTCTATTCTAATTTCAACCGTTATAGCACTGATCAACTCTCAATAATACTTTACAGTCTATGCCGGTTAGACAAGATGCCTGTGGGTGAgtgtaatataaattagatttttatataacGGTTGTTAAGCGTATAGTTAATGGACTGAGTAAAACGAACGATAAAACTATATCAATGTTATTCACTGCACTCACTGTCAAAGTGTCAAATCACTGTGACAGATTGACGATATTGGACGATTTATATCCGCACATACGCAAAAGAATACGaatgatgataaatgaCACAAATCCACCAACACAGGAAATAATAGCATCTGTAGTCTGTTCATTTGCCAGAGTGGGTTTGGAAGATCCTATGATATATAAGCTAATTGATACAATTGACACagaattgaaaaattcGAGTTTGGCAGCTATTATACACGGATTGGGCAAATTACACTCAATAGAATCTctgaattatattaataagtaTTTACGCAATGTAATAGCTGATGCTGTCAATCTATTACCATTGCACGTAAGCAACATACTGAATTCATTAGCTACAAATGTTGATCATTTTGTGAAACTCGACAAATCTGATGGGTTTCAAACATTTATCGATGCAATTGCCGCATTGTCTCTCAACATATTATCCAAGTATACACTGTACTCTCACCAGTTGCTGTCAAGTGCTATAACCAGTTATACTTTGATATGTGAATGTATTTGCGATAATGTAAggaattttgataaaatatctcaaaaattacatatggATACCGTTAAAGATGTGGTAATTGAATGCAGTAGAAAATTATCTATTGGCAATGCCAGCGTTTGCGACTATGAAGGAATAATTACCTTTGCCACTTCCCCAGTATCACACCTATCTGTTGGCGAATATacaaatgtaattaatGGGGTTATTGGTGAATTGGAATGCGTCAACGTTAAGGCATTGAGTAGGTTAATTGAGGCCAATACTACTTTCAAAAACCAATGTATACAAATGGCAATTAATGGCAGCATTGACGAgttaaattacaaaaattacattgaGCATCTAGACGATTTGGATGTGATactggataaatttgttgagTTGGTGAACAACGAAGCTTGGCTAAGTGt
The DNA window shown above is from Babesia microti strain RI chromosome III, complete genome and carries:
- a CDS encoding hypothetical protein (overlaps_old_locusTagID:BBM_III00985), with the protein product MNNRGCIVYAVYAMPEDMLDWYCKLEGKLSLVDLSNELDLMTGELRSKVNSTISKAECHLDQLIECIRSIREDGPLDISIVESVKQLNLLIKKAEMDHSQLDKLEVLEDYRIKLKDAHEILTLFSNWDDLVAKIRELLSVDTNDNGVSAESEVSNEIAAMKDSDFINLLPLSTLMANIAQGYKKARKFVAKQVLSNIATIYQGYYTVFLTRLAMFVEKVLEDNMSPLDAEQFRSLYFAEADEVGMELGFFDTPQSLMKSHIFKPFKRIFHEYLSGLLSSLSEGQEFAHISSLDGYKKASFVIKVFVKFILTYIEERQAVIEGIIQASQITLHVVNSGLSELSILYLMLQTTISTPKESIEELLITYSEVTSEIVTSLSISHGDLTPFLPETIFTKYIDILGCEIEKIVSIETNGLESMSPQDNSYSRLFDSLNKYTFLCIQLCECKQDDNYIKFSEFDIKIPRLASNLFRCKLHCSFLSASNRYFGLLKDMEYEKYYTTLECIEYLILLCRVKEQLHKALNAILAFDELPCEFLSKHYATDTDRADVFDKKNYRMVVDSLEELIEKVPICIVSHAICHISKNLREYSTLSVFQVGGSNGLPTSLLSLAGESFISLIPPFTNVTAFDLPKLVFAEFVQVLIENVKKIHRLSKSGAQQLTTDLKYVAQTGSAFGLRSNQLNNLIENVEAALSGRPYGDPWLCSLTSEW
- a CDS encoding 26S proteasome regulatory subunit T1 (overlaps_old_locusTagID:BBM_III00990); the encoded protein is MDKKGTNHKPFDDAEIGILKHYGIGPYNDPIKRIDDDINDLTNRINKLCGVKEGDTGLAPPSQWDFALDQQTLQEEQTLQVARCTNIIDPGTEHSKYIINVKQIAKFVVGLGEKAAATDFEEGMRVGVDRNKYKIQIPLPPKIDAAVTMMTVEEKPDITYNDIGGCKEQLEMLREVVEMPLLHPEKFVSLGIDPPKGVLLYGPPGTGKTLTARAVANRTDACFICVIGSELVQKYVGEGARMVRELFQMARSKKACILFIDEVDAIGGSRGSESAHGDHEVQRTMLEIVNQLDGFDARGNIKVLMATNRPDTLDPALLRPGRIDRKVEFGLPDLEGRIHIFKIHARTMSMDKNIRYEMLARLCPNSTGADLRSVCTEAGMFAIRARRKSISERDLIEAIERVIKGYKKFSATGKYMVYN
- a CDS encoding AP-1 complex subunit mu (overlaps_old_locusTagID:BBM_III00995), producing the protein MGGLNGVYIFDGKGRLILSRNYRNTESSQVCKIFHEYIIYQDEASLKPVFVVDGTIFCWIFHNGVYFLATSTQNFNVLSTITFLHHLLKVLINYFRVVSDESIRDNFVITYELLDEMADFGYPQSTEIHVLKEFIKNTANRLIYEVGPPSAMTNAISWRQDGIKHKKNEIFLDVIETLDILISSSGSILRSEIQGCLKMKSFLSGMPECKLGLNDKIFLDKSEDNTQNVGIEDVKLHQCVRLNKFDTDKTILFIPPDGEFDLMTYRLNSPVKPLFWVDVSVHNRSSSRIDFSVKTRSQFKTKSVANNVEFQIPVPTDVDCPSFTVSVGTAAYKPQVDAMIWSIRQFQGQKEYTMTASFGLPSISDESRDNFVKKPVRVRFEIPYFTVSGLTTRYLKVIEKSGYRALTWVRYISKSGDYQIRLS